Genomic window (Cucumis sativus cultivar 9930 chromosome 2, Cucumber_9930_V3, whole genome shotgun sequence):
ATAATCGTTaggtttttgaatttttgtttacGAAACTTATCcttcttttatctttcaatatggttttcgtttttcttttattaattgtttttttttgtcatatttaaaaattgattttctttaaaagaaatttcaaacaCATGGTTtaggagagagaaaagaagaatgtgGGAGGATATATGAATTTGTTAAATTCTCATGGTTTTGGATCAAATTCACATTTAGTTCTCCTCTATCATATGGAGAACATGGACCCTCAAATATAGCGAAACATTAgactttattttgtattttcaccCTCTTACTTACAAATTTTACGTCTCTCattatttttacttctttgTACAAATTTGTAACTCGTCCAACTTACTCATTTAAGGGCCGTTTGACTCTCAGAATATGAAAGAGTGGTAGCTCACTCCATGTTTGCTCCAAGGATTATCATAATCTTAGTATTAGGACTATTCTACTTCTTATTACTTTATCTACGTTCCacaaaactataataactacATTTCAAACCTCTTCTAAAAATACATGTTTTGGGTGTGCTTTTTAAGCaaacaaaatcacttttcTCACTGTTCAAGTTGTCTGCAAGTTGTGGGTTTAATTGAATTGACAAAAGTGATACAGTTATTGCAAGTGGTCGGTTTTATTTGGAAAGTGATACAGTTTATGCAAGTGATCgattttctttccaattaaAACATGTATAAATTTGATGTCATTTCAACCTCTATTATCATGGGGGACCTAACTGGCTCCGTTGTATTGGAGTATTTATGTGGTTAGAAGTAGAGATCAGatacgttttttcttttccaagtTTGAACCAATATTTTCATGAATACGATAGATGGCATTACAgtaatttcaatatatagGGAAATGTgtaaatttaagaaacaattatagatattagaaataaaattcaaagtattttacataaataacaacccaatataaaaaatttgtaaactatatcatgttatttttttcccaGAGAAATTGCGAGTTacatacttttttctttatttttctctaacgTGTTTCAAATTGGTGGCATACAAATATTGCAGTTAAAATATGTTGTGATTGAACGTGGAATGTGCATAAAAGCATCGATACAAAGTGGTGATGTTATTGTGAGGCAGTGTGCAAATTACAGTCCTCCTCTGTGGAAAGATGATTTTATTCAATCATTACATAGTAAATTCAAGGTATGGTTTCTTTGAAGAACTGCAGAACTGCActtgtttgttattattgatCTATTCAATGCGAAGAAATAGTCACACAtacattatgttatttttgtaaataagttatttcgttttgttatgtttaaaaatacttCATGCTACATGTTAATTGATATTCAGGGAGAAGTATATAGAAGACGATTTAGTCAACTAAAAGGACAAGTTCAAATGTtactaaaagaagaaagagactCTTTGGAGCAACTCGAACTCATTGATGCCTTACAAAAGCTTGGAATATCGTACCACTTTGAgagtgaaattaaaaaaatactagaGAGAATAAGCAACAAGTTTCTTAAAAAGGACAAGGAGAAGAATAGTTTCTATGCAACATCTCTTCAATTTCGACTTTTAAGACAACACCAATTTGATATTTCTGAAGGttggcatttttttttagtacgaTGTGAATCAAGATATTATCCAAATATGGAGGGTGTACTTTGAAATAATctttaagaaataatattctgtttttttaaaaaaaaaattatggacaGGTGTTTTCAATGCCTTCAAAGATGAGATGGGGAATTTTAAAACATGCTTTTGTGAAGATATAAATGGAATGTTATCTTTATATGAAGCTTCATTCTTATCAACTAAAGGGGAGACTGTTTTAGAGGAAGCAAAATGCTTTGCAgtaaaatatctaaatgaatTCATCAAATCAAGCAAAGATGAACTCAAAGTAGAGATTGTAGAGCATGCCTTGAAGCTTCCTTTACATTGGAGAATAGAAAGATTGGAGGCAAGATGGAGTATTGATATATATGAGAGAATAGGAACCCTATATCCTATTCTTCTTGAAATTGCTAAACTTGATTTCAACATGGTGCAATCTATTTATCAAGAAGATCTTAAGTATGCATCAAGGTATGAgtgaaaaaatttattctttttcaattagtttatagagttaattattctttttggtTCAACTACAAATTTGGTCGGTATATTGTTTGTACAAAGttagaatttattattttttatagtttgttAAAACCCGTCGAATAGTTTCTATGGTTTGAAAAAACCTGATATATGAAACTATTTTGGATGCTTTTATGGAACTATAGCTAGGGACAAAATTCCAATTGTAACTATACGatctaaattctaacttttcttaaattatagGGTCcgtatttaattttaactttatttctaTTGATTCGGTGCATTATTctaatgaacttttttttatgtataaagTTGGTGGAGAGACACAGAGCTAGGTGAAAAGATGAGCTTTGCAAGAGACCAACTGATGGAAAACTTCTATTGGACCGTAGGCATTGGATTTGAACCTGAGCTTTCATATTTTAGAAGAATGGGCACAAAGATTGTGGCATTAATTACAATGATCGATGATGTTTATGATGTTTATGGCACATTGGATGAACTCAAACTCTTTACAAATGCCATAGAGAGGTAAGCTAATcaatgattaaaagaaaaaggttagattaagattataattaattcGTCGtagattttttctaaaaagattCGCAAAGACCCAAGTTTAAGgtctttgttaattaaatcCATAAACTATAAGTTTAAGgtctttgttaattaaatctataaactATAACCAGTGCCTAACACTTCTTCAATCGTGTCGAGCTTGTCACCTAAATCATTCTTATCAATATGCATCCTAGTTTTATTTGCTTAGACATTATTAATTGTATATGttcaaattgtttgaaaatagaaC
Coding sequences:
- the LOC101214342 gene encoding terpene synthase 10 isoform X1 — protein: MVSMALLHLPLSSSFSFHGAGLPLALLHLPLSSSFSFHGAGLPSTNYKPSFTMLKYVVIERGMCIKASIQSGDVIVRQCANYSPPLWKDDFIQSLHSKFKGEVYRRRFSQLKGQVQMLLKEERDSLEQLELIDALQKLGISYHFESEIKKILERISNKFLKKDKEKNSFYATSLQFRLLRQHQFDISEGVFNAFKDEMGNFKTCFCEDINGMLSLYEASFLSTKGETVLEEAKCFAVKYLNEFIKSSKDELKVEIVEHALKLPLHWRIERLEARWSIDIYERIGTLYPILLEIAKLDFNMVQSIYQEDLKYASSWWRDTELGEKMSFARDQLMENFYWTVGIGFEPELSYFRRMGTKIVALITMIDDVYDVYGTLDELKLFTNAIERWDIGAMDQLPEYLKQCFLTLYNSINEIAHEALIHHGVDVMQYLKKVWADLCKSYLIESNWYHSGYKPTFEEYMNNAWISVAGPIMLVHSYIFVSSQISKQELERLTKYEDTIRWSSTIMRLANDLLTPVPDEQNIGDVPKSIQCYMNETGSSEKNARVYIKHMVDELWKKLNEHDDEKLVSSQPFVKMSKNLARISQCMYQYGDGDMLDYNKTNESVVSLLVTPIIIH
- the LOC101214342 gene encoding terpene synthase 10 isoform X2 encodes the protein MVSMALLHLPLSSSFSFHGAGLPLALLHLPLSSSFSFHGAGLPSTNYKPSFTMLKYVVIERGMCIKASIQSGDVIVRQCANYSPPLWKDDFIQSLHSKFKGEVYRRRFSQLKGQVQMLLKEERDSLEQLELIDALQKLGISYHFESEIKKILERISNKFLKKDKEKNSFYATSLQFRLLRQHQFDISEASFLSTKGETVLEEAKCFAVKYLNEFIKSSKDELKVEIVEHALKLPLHWRIERLEARWSIDIYERIGTLYPILLEIAKLDFNMVQSIYQEDLKYASSWWRDTELGEKMSFARDQLMENFYWTVGIGFEPELSYFRRMGTKIVALITMIDDVYDVYGTLDELKLFTNAIERWDIGAMDQLPEYLKQCFLTLYNSINEIAHEALIHHGVDVMQYLKKVWADLCKSYLIESNWYHSGYKPTFEEYMNNAWISVAGPIMLVHSYIFVSSQISKQELERLTKYEDTIRWSSTIMRLANDLLTPVPDEQNIGDVPKSIQCYMNETGSSEKNARVYIKHMVDELWKKLNEHDDEKLVSSQPFVKMSKNLARISQCMYQYGDGDMLDYNKTNESVVSLLVTPIIIH